In a single window of the Victivallis lenta genome:
- a CDS encoding aminomethyltransferase family protein: protein MGALKTTPLTGYEIELGAKMTPRAGWNTALYYPEGIIAEHRHTRSACSVFDLCSYGKLRVAGKEAAPALDTLFARPAADLGIGRCRRNFMLSETGGVLSLVLMLRMAEDDFLLVTDTGSAAGDLERISAHIAGREAEVQELTPLLACLGLEGPEARKVLESFAAGPLPEYSCCGTVEIDGFRAIAACAGATGEEGFRLLFNLEYADQLWDLLLETEPVMPAGFGALDSLRLEMGYPACGRELTAEFSPLDSGLGDLVRLDDARSFPGRQALLNRKQRHVLAGLLLETRRAAREGTLVLNAAEEVVGVVTGGSFCPSLETAAALCRLDLACMQPPGSELWCEVTDARLPGRIAEPPFYRGGSAKGDFFLP from the coding sequence ATGGGGGCGCTGAAAACAACTCCGCTGACCGGGTATGAGATCGAGCTCGGCGCGAAAATGACGCCGCGCGCGGGCTGGAATACGGCGCTCTATTATCCGGAAGGCATCATCGCCGAGCATCGCCATACGCGCTCGGCCTGTTCGGTTTTCGACCTCTGCTCCTACGGGAAGCTGCGCGTGGCGGGAAAGGAGGCCGCGCCGGCGCTCGACACGTTGTTTGCGCGCCCGGCCGCTGATCTCGGAATCGGGCGCTGCCGCCGGAATTTCATGCTTTCCGAAACAGGCGGCGTTCTTTCTCTCGTGCTGATGCTCCGGATGGCCGAGGACGATTTTCTGCTGGTTACCGATACCGGCAGCGCAGCCGGCGACCTGGAGCGGATTTCCGCCCATATCGCCGGAAGGGAGGCCGAAGTTCAGGAGCTGACGCCGCTTCTGGCCTGCCTCGGGCTCGAGGGGCCGGAGGCGCGGAAGGTGCTCGAATCGTTCGCGGCCGGTCCCCTGCCGGAATACAGCTGCTGCGGCACGGTCGAAATCGACGGATTCCGGGCGATCGCCGCCTGCGCCGGAGCGACCGGCGAGGAGGGATTCCGGCTGCTGTTCAATCTCGAATATGCGGATCAGCTCTGGGATCTGCTGCTCGAAACGGAGCCGGTCATGCCGGCCGGTTTCGGCGCGCTCGATTCGCTGCGGCTCGAGATGGGGTATCCGGCCTGCGGGCGCGAGCTGACGGCGGAGTTTTCGCCGCTCGACTCCGGGCTCGGCGATCTTGTCCGGCTCGACGATGCGCGCAGCTTTCCGGGGCGGCAGGCGCTGCTGAACCGGAAGCAGCGCCATGTGCTGGCCGGGCTGCTGCTCGAAACCCGGCGCGCCGCCCGTGAGGGGACGCTTGTGCTGAATGCGGCGGAGGAGGTGGTCGGCGTCGTGACCGGCGGCAGTTTCTGCCCGTCGCTCGAAACCGCCGCTGCGCTGTGCCGCCTCGATCTTGCGTGCATGCAGCCTCCGGGGTCTGAATTGTGGTGTGAAGTGACCGATGCCCGGCTGCCGGGCCGGATTGCCGAACCGCCTTTCTATCGCGGCGGCTCGGCGAAAGGAGATTTTTTCCTGCCATGA
- the ribB gene encoding 3,4-dihydroxy-2-butanone-4-phosphate synthase, with amino-acid sequence MGFDPIEEVIAAYGRGEIVVITDDENRENEGDLIAAASHADAGVVNFMVTHGRGLFCVPLAPEIAARLGLAQPDGNHDPRCTCFTQSVDAVRGTTTGVSAFDRAETVARLMDPAATLDDFYTPGHVFPLIARPGGVLERPGHTEAAVDLARLAGLPPGGVLCEILSADGTMARVPELLAFCREFKLRIGSVEALAAYLSR; translated from the coding sequence ATGGGATTCGATCCGATCGAAGAGGTGATCGCGGCTTACGGCCGCGGCGAAATCGTCGTCATCACCGATGACGAGAACCGGGAGAACGAAGGCGACCTGATCGCGGCCGCTTCGCATGCCGATGCCGGGGTGGTGAACTTCATGGTCACGCACGGCCGCGGACTTTTCTGCGTTCCGCTGGCGCCTGAAATCGCGGCGCGCCTCGGCCTGGCGCAGCCGGACGGGAACCACGATCCGCGCTGCACCTGCTTCACGCAGAGCGTCGATGCGGTCCGGGGAACCACGACCGGCGTTTCGGCCTTCGACCGGGCGGAAACCGTCGCCCGGCTCATGGACCCGGCGGCCACGCTTGACGACTTCTACACGCCGGGCCATGTGTTTCCGCTGATCGCGCGGCCGGGCGGTGTGCTTGAGCGCCCGGGACACACCGAAGCGGCGGTGGACCTGGCCCGGCTGGCCGGGCTGCCGCCGGGCGGCGTGCTCTGCGAAATCCTGAGCGCGGACGGCACGATGGCGCGGGTTCCGGAGCTTCTGGCGTTCTGCCGCGAATTCAAGCTCAGAATCGGCAGCGTCGAAGCGCTCGCCGCCTATCTTTCGCGTTGA
- a CDS encoding LacI family DNA-binding transcriptional regulator, whose translation MTRTSAKGMLQSIAEQAGCSPSTVSRVLNGCKKGFSVKRELEERILAIANSLDYHPNPFLRVMRANDSKIIAIFDPATNSSETLHKAKAAFIGCIRQAGYLDTGKYVSLYNQESYTLPFPVAAALLFDISDTSFLAFLERREIPYVVINGISREGGAAIRHDEAQNVRTAIDYLAATGHRRIVYYYGCRQEAPSHRHFSAEQRPEFFRENLRRLKLELPPDEWALLKPAAFLKTVREEFSADAVVCYDHARTLAILRAAAEQEVRIPQELSLLSLDDEYPLDQLPVPVAAISASSRKMGETAAELLLKLLDNRLPPEERCVKAAGRLMRRKSVICRN comes from the coding sequence ATGACGCGCACCAGTGCCAAAGGAATGCTTCAGAGCATCGCCGAACAGGCAGGCTGCTCCCCCTCCACCGTCAGCCGGGTCCTGAACGGCTGCAAAAAGGGATTTTCCGTGAAACGCGAACTGGAGGAACGGATTCTGGCAATCGCAAATTCGCTCGACTACCATCCCAACCCCTTCCTGCGGGTCATGCGCGCCAACGATTCGAAGATCATTGCGATCTTCGACCCGGCGACCAACTCCTCCGAGACGCTCCACAAAGCCAAGGCGGCCTTCATCGGATGCATCCGGCAGGCGGGCTATCTCGATACCGGCAAATACGTTTCGCTCTACAATCAGGAGTCGTACACCCTGCCTTTCCCGGTGGCGGCGGCGCTGCTTTTCGACATCAGCGACACTTCGTTCCTGGCGTTTCTGGAACGCCGGGAGATCCCCTACGTCGTCATCAACGGCATCTCGCGCGAAGGCGGAGCCGCCATCCGGCACGACGAAGCCCAGAATGTCCGGACGGCAATCGACTATCTGGCTGCGACAGGCCACCGCCGGATCGTCTACTATTACGGCTGCCGGCAGGAGGCACCGAGCCACCGCCATTTTTCAGCGGAACAACGTCCGGAATTCTTCCGTGAAAACCTTCGCCGCCTGAAACTGGAACTCCCGCCGGACGAATGGGCATTGCTCAAACCTGCGGCATTCCTGAAAACGGTGCGCGAAGAATTTTCCGCCGACGCGGTCGTCTGCTACGATCATGCCCGGACGCTTGCGATCCTGCGGGCGGCGGCGGAGCAGGAGGTCAGAATTCCGCAGGAGCTGAGCCTCCTTTCCCTCGACGACGAATACCCGCTCGACCAGCTTCCGGTGCCGGTGGCCGCGATTTCCGCCTCCTCCCGGAAAATGGGCGAGACCGCCGCCGAACTGCTGCTGAAGCTTCTCGACAACCGCCTGCCGCCGGAAGAACGCTGCGTAAAAGCAGCCGGCAGGCTCATGCGCCGAAAATCCGTAATCTGCCGTAATTGA
- the rph gene encoding ribonuclease PH, whose protein sequence is MTRIDGRAPDELRNLVIRPNYLAHPLASVLIECGGTKVICAVSVEAKVPPWMKAQKVPGGWVTCEYGMLPASTHERMRREASSGKQGGRTMEIQRLIGRSLRAVVDLNELGENTASVDCDVIDADGGTRTASITGSAVALALACRSDWGRKHFAGCPLRENVAAVSVGIVGGVPMLDLCYEEDSKAEVDMNVVMTESGKLVEVQGTAEGAPFSRAQLNELIDLAEHGLKKIFRIQNEIVDSVTAPLTAAEATGDLFGEFQL, encoded by the coding sequence ATGACACGCATCGACGGCCGTGCTCCGGATGAGCTTCGCAATCTTGTTATCCGACCGAATTATCTGGCTCACCCGCTTGCTTCCGTGCTGATCGAATGCGGCGGGACCAAGGTTATCTGCGCCGTCAGCGTCGAGGCGAAGGTTCCTCCCTGGATGAAGGCGCAGAAGGTGCCGGGCGGGTGGGTCACCTGCGAATACGGCATGCTGCCGGCTTCGACCCACGAGCGGATGCGGCGCGAAGCCTCCTCCGGCAAGCAGGGCGGGCGCACGATGGAGATCCAGCGGCTGATCGGCCGTTCGCTCCGCGCCGTGGTCGACCTGAATGAGCTCGGCGAGAACACCGCCAGCGTGGACTGCGACGTGATCGACGCCGACGGCGGCACCCGCACCGCGAGCATCACCGGTTCGGCCGTCGCGCTTGCACTGGCCTGCCGCAGCGACTGGGGCAGGAAGCATTTCGCGGGCTGTCCGCTCCGCGAAAATGTCGCCGCCGTCAGTGTCGGCATCGTCGGCGGCGTGCCGATGCTCGATCTCTGCTACGAAGAGGATTCGAAAGCGGAGGTCGACATGAATGTCGTGATGACCGAGTCCGGCAAGCTCGTCGAGGTGCAGGGGACCGCTGAGGGCGCCCCGTTCTCCCGGGCGCAGCTGAATGAACTGATCGATCTGGCCGAGCACGGCCTGAAGAAGATATTCCGGATTCAGAACGAAATCGTCGATTCCGTCACGGCGCCGCTGACCGCGGCCGAGGCGACCGGCGATCTATTCGGGGAGTTTCAGTTATGA
- the dnaX gene encoding DNA polymerase III subunit gamma/tau, with the protein MSEYQVIARKWRPQCFSDVVGQEHVVRTLRNAIRQQRTAHAYLFVGPRGVGKTTLARIFAKAMNCLDPQDGEPCCKCVSCRAVMEESSLDVIEIDAASRNSAADMRELAEDVMHQPVAGRYKIYIIDEVHMLTAQAWNALLKTVEEPPAHVKFIFATTEVHKVLKTIISRCQRFDLLPIPTRQIAERLRLIADREGVAINDEAVNAIARAAEGGMRDAQSLLDQMIAFFAQGDSTAITGEQVLSLFGLTDRADLDTILLGMLRNQPAEVVKVIGRLAKKGKNLETLFDDLLDALRAVQLCAILPDPGDLLNESAESIERFRKLAKLVRPDTIQILLETIAPVGRVLHDALNKQVYLETILLKAMREAHAVRINDLLARLNQLRTAGELKFLDQLPGEVKPAAPEVVVIEPLKPAAEMPKPEPAPAALVAEVSKPEVKEMPKPEPAPAAPVAEVPKPEAAPEAKPAVVEMPKPEPAPASPPVAEAPKPEAAPEAKPAVVEMPKPEPAPASPPVAEAPEPDYAELEASLMPAAEMQPVFDPNTGETVLVPVSAPVLPKSDDEHLAPETKPGRKKRRSIANDNPRALEEALNDPTVHEIVDLFGGKVVDIHRPEGE; encoded by the coding sequence ATGAGTGAATACCAGGTAATCGCCCGGAAGTGGCGGCCGCAGTGTTTCTCCGACGTGGTCGGGCAGGAGCATGTCGTGCGCACGCTCCGGAACGCGATCCGTCAGCAGCGGACCGCCCATGCCTATCTGTTCGTCGGTCCGCGCGGCGTCGGAAAAACCACGCTCGCCCGGATTTTCGCCAAGGCGATGAACTGTCTCGACCCGCAGGACGGCGAGCCGTGCTGCAAGTGCGTCTCGTGCCGCGCCGTTATGGAGGAAAGTAGCCTCGACGTGATCGAGATCGACGCCGCCAGCCGCAATTCGGCGGCGGATATGCGCGAGCTGGCCGAAGACGTCATGCACCAGCCGGTGGCCGGGCGCTATAAGATTTACATCATCGACGAAGTTCATATGCTGACCGCGCAGGCGTGGAACGCACTTCTGAAGACGGTCGAGGAACCTCCGGCGCATGTGAAGTTCATCTTTGCGACGACCGAGGTTCACAAGGTCCTGAAGACGATCATTTCGCGCTGCCAGCGCTTCGACCTGCTGCCGATTCCGACCCGGCAGATTGCGGAACGGCTGCGGCTGATCGCGGACCGCGAGGGAGTCGCGATCAACGACGAGGCGGTCAATGCGATCGCCCGCGCCGCCGAAGGCGGCATGCGCGACGCGCAGTCGCTGCTGGACCAGATGATCGCATTTTTCGCGCAGGGAGACAGCACGGCGATCACGGGCGAGCAGGTCCTTTCGCTGTTCGGCCTGACCGACCGCGCCGATCTCGATACGATTCTGCTCGGCATGCTGCGGAACCAGCCGGCAGAAGTCGTCAAGGTGATCGGCCGCCTGGCGAAGAAGGGCAAAAACCTTGAGACGCTTTTCGACGATCTGCTCGATGCGCTGCGGGCGGTTCAGCTCTGCGCGATTCTGCCGGACCCGGGCGATCTGCTGAACGAGTCGGCCGAATCGATCGAGCGTTTCCGCAAGTTGGCGAAGCTGGTGCGGCCCGATACGATCCAGATTCTGCTTGAGACGATTGCTCCGGTCGGGCGCGTACTGCACGATGCGCTGAATAAGCAGGTCTATCTCGAAACGATTCTGCTCAAGGCGATGCGTGAAGCGCATGCGGTGCGGATCAACGACCTTCTGGCACGACTGAACCAGCTGCGCACGGCGGGTGAACTGAAGTTTCTCGATCAGCTGCCGGGCGAGGTCAAGCCCGCGGCTCCGGAGGTCGTGGTCATCGAACCGTTGAAACCGGCCGCGGAAATGCCGAAGCCGGAGCCCGCCCCGGCGGCCCTGGTCGCGGAAGTGTCGAAACCGGAAGTAAAGGAGATGCCGAAGCCGGAACCTGCCCCGGCGGCCCCGGTCGCGGAAGTGCCGAAACCGGAAGCCGCGCCGGAAGCAAAGCCGGCGGTTGTGGAGATGCCGAAGCCGGAGCCCGCCCCCGCGTCGCCGCCGGTTGCGGAAGCGCCGAAACCGGAAGCCGCGCCGGAAGCAAAGCCGGCGGTTGTGGAGATGCCGAAGCCGGAGCCCGCCCCCGCGTCGCCGCCGGTTGCGGAAGCGCCGGAGCCGGACTATGCGGAGCTGGAGGCCTCCCTGATGCCTGCGGCGGAGATGCAGCCGGTATTCGACCCGAACACGGGCGAAACGGTGCTGGTTCCGGTTTCCGCCCCGGTTCTCCCGAAGAGCGATGACGAGCATCTCGCGCCCGAAACGAAACCCGGCCGCAAAAAGCGCCGCAGCATTGCGAACGACAATCCCAGGGCGCTGGAAGAGGCGTTGAACGATCCGACCGTCCATGAGATCGTCGATCTTTTCGGCGGGAAGGTCGTCGACATTCACAGGCCGGAGGGAGAGTAA
- a CDS encoding discoidin domain-containing protein, translated as MMKQMVLLGCMCASFVLSAADGGKEAENLNRLPGTKLSADSVFYKYTADKAADGDRTDKLSRWVSSAESGEHWIMAEYDAPRKVNAVTLVFWTDTHVSLDFDIEGRVDGKWVTLREVRGNRAVAPRLVFPEREVSALRVVFRKQIPDSMVRLYEFSAECAPHALELSMSPTRGNGFLEEGEARSVTLYCHEKSPVRLNLRLGLKAEAGRPAAESVQENRTVELKGAQTFRLPVPKTFGAYEYEIVLTDEDGTTVLSQTEPFFYFPPSNPAYKTASPFAAHYYHMHPALIDYVGLYWWRNHDVYGRWNNNMDEQGNADWSELDERLAEVRANRIRECAVLLGAPRKYSTVLPGEPVSSGRDSIYSYYPPSDIGAWCRLYLEPLAGKVAKASPFRVYEIWNEAWSYYRLRGLHGTPGEAMQLFRESYETLKKADPEAMVYPTDTGAALKESPYAFREFGRDMFELGYLRWADLMSYHSYGMMDYGRLENYRANMWNYGRDFEMWSTETAASGQPFHRLMESLLSHRVWGNGKTFIYNGSLWAPLYSDGRPHKNLVAMAAMIRELGDALPLGFEENGDVTAYLFANGGTPVAVLFSKSAEPAEIDLPLSRNSVVRDVFGRELDAKQPVLSLDNPVFVRDPAPEAVVRLAAAQLDFLAKHARKNGEWARIAAERLRKAEKGGLIDAVRAEVKRISAFRGSLESDVLYDTNLVLDVLTNLEICLARREKEEVSAPATVKELRRAVAGQWEAIRARTGDNGVLLDSERLTSRAQKEVQFAMQYDSDGDAVARDIWLNRAAADLANAGARTASEKLTELYKTKSYFRSHKILIRSELYCFPAGKPQEAVITLANPTGTPRRGTLSVELPEGWKADRTELAYEVPPLSRRLLRMELTAPASFRKEWRGKIVVTDRDGNFPAVQADCRIVEKVPPYPVLGGSISTGEFTGN; from the coding sequence ATGATGAAACAAATGGTTCTGCTGGGTTGTATGTGCGCCTCGTTTGTCCTGTCCGCCGCGGATGGAGGGAAGGAGGCGGAAAATCTGAACCGCCTGCCCGGTACGAAGCTCTCCGCCGATTCCGTCTTCTACAAGTATACGGCGGACAAGGCGGCCGACGGCGACCGTACCGACAAACTGAGCCGCTGGGTCAGCAGTGCCGAATCCGGCGAGCACTGGATCATGGCGGAGTACGACGCACCGCGCAAGGTCAATGCTGTGACGCTGGTTTTCTGGACCGACACCCATGTTTCGCTCGATTTCGATATCGAAGGCAGGGTTGACGGCAAGTGGGTCACGCTGCGCGAGGTGCGCGGCAACCGGGCGGTGGCGCCGCGGCTGGTGTTTCCGGAGCGGGAGGTTTCGGCGCTCCGGGTCGTCTTCCGCAAACAGATTCCGGATTCGATGGTGCGGCTTTACGAGTTTTCCGCCGAATGTGCGCCGCATGCGCTCGAGCTGTCGATGAGCCCGACCCGAGGCAACGGCTTTCTGGAAGAGGGTGAGGCGAGAAGCGTCACCCTCTACTGCCATGAGAAGTCGCCGGTCCGGCTGAATCTCCGGCTCGGGCTGAAGGCCGAAGCGGGCCGCCCCGCCGCCGAATCGGTGCAGGAGAACCGGACGGTCGAACTCAAGGGCGCTCAAACCTTCCGGCTGCCGGTTCCGAAGACGTTCGGCGCTTACGAGTACGAGATCGTGCTGACCGATGAGGACGGCACGACGGTTCTTTCGCAGACCGAGCCCTTCTTCTATTTCCCGCCGTCGAATCCGGCCTACAAGACCGCTTCGCCGTTCGCCGCCCACTATTATCACATGCATCCGGCCCTGATCGATTACGTCGGGCTCTACTGGTGGCGGAATCACGATGTCTACGGCCGCTGGAACAACAATATGGACGAGCAGGGCAATGCCGACTGGAGCGAGCTTGACGAGCGACTTGCCGAGGTCCGTGCGAACCGGATCCGCGAGTGTGCGGTGCTGCTCGGCGCTCCGCGGAAATATTCGACCGTGCTGCCCGGCGAACCGGTCAGTTCGGGGCGTGACAGCATCTATTCGTATTATCCGCCGTCGGACATCGGCGCCTGGTGCCGGCTCTATCTGGAGCCGCTCGCCGGAAAGGTTGCGAAGGCTTCTCCGTTCCGGGTTTACGAAATCTGGAACGAGGCGTGGAGCTACTACCGTCTGCGCGGGCTGCACGGCACGCCGGGCGAGGCGATGCAGCTTTTCCGCGAGTCATACGAGACGCTGAAGAAGGCCGATCCGGAAGCCATGGTTTACCCGACCGACACCGGGGCCGCGCTGAAGGAGAGTCCGTACGCGTTCAGGGAGTTCGGGCGCGATATGTTCGAGCTCGGCTATCTGCGCTGGGCCGACCTCATGTCCTATCACAGCTACGGCATGATGGATTACGGCCGCCTTGAGAACTACCGCGCCAATATGTGGAATTACGGCCGGGATTTCGAGATGTGGTCGACCGAGACGGCCGCGTCGGGCCAGCCGTTCCACCGGCTCATGGAGTCGCTGCTTTCTCACCGGGTCTGGGGCAACGGCAAGACCTTCATCTACAACGGCAGCCTGTGGGCGCCGCTCTACTCCGACGGCAGGCCGCATAAAAATCTCGTGGCGATGGCGGCGATGATCCGGGAGCTCGGAGACGCGCTCCCGCTCGGGTTTGAGGAGAACGGCGATGTCACGGCCTATCTCTTTGCGAACGGCGGCACACCGGTCGCCGTGCTGTTCTCGAAGAGCGCGGAGCCGGCAGAAATCGATCTGCCGCTCTCCCGCAATTCGGTTGTCCGCGATGTGTTCGGCCGTGAGCTCGATGCGAAGCAGCCGGTTCTGTCGCTCGACAATCCGGTTTTCGTCCGGGACCCGGCGCCTGAAGCAGTGGTTCGTCTCGCCGCCGCGCAGCTCGATTTCCTCGCAAAGCACGCCCGGAAGAACGGGGAGTGGGCGAGGATCGCGGCGGAACGGCTCCGCAAAGCGGAGAAGGGCGGCCTGATCGACGCCGTCCGGGCCGAGGTGAAACGCATTTCGGCCTTTCGCGGTTCTCTGGAGAGCGATGTGCTGTACGATACGAATCTCGTTCTCGATGTGCTGACCAATCTGGAAATCTGCCTTGCGCGCCGGGAGAAGGAGGAGGTCTCCGCCCCCGCGACGGTAAAGGAGCTGCGCCGGGCGGTTGCCGGGCAGTGGGAGGCCATCCGGGCGCGCACCGGCGACAACGGCGTCCTGCTCGACTCGGAGCGGCTGACTTCGCGCGCCCAGAAAGAGGTGCAGTTCGCGATGCAGTACGACTCCGACGGCGACGCCGTTGCGCGGGATATCTGGCTCAACCGCGCCGCCGCCGATCTGGCGAACGCCGGAGCGCGTACCGCGTCGGAGAAGCTGACGGAGCTGTACAAGACGAAGAGTTATTTCCGCAGCCACAAGATCCTGATCCGTTCGGAGCTCTACTGCTTCCCGGCCGGGAAGCCGCAGGAGGCGGTCATCACGCTGGCCAACCCGACCGGAACTCCCCGCAGGGGCACGCTTTCGGTCGAGCTGCCGGAGGGGTGGAAAGCGGACAGGACCGAGCTCGCCTATGAGGTTCCGCCCCTGTCGCGCCGGCTGCTGCGGATGGAGCTCACGGCTCCCGCCTCCTTCCGGAAGGAGTGGCGCGGCAAAATCGTCGTGACGGACCGCGACGGGAATTTTCCGGCGGTTCAGGCCGACTGCCGGATCGTCGAAAAGGTTCCTCCTTATCCGGTTCTCGGCGGCTCCATCAGCACCGGGGAGTTTACCGGAAACTGA
- a CDS encoding type II secretion system protein encodes MKCRRFTLIELLVVIAIIVILAAMLLPVLNQTRDRARQISCLGVIKQYSQATILYAGDNNDYPVPLYNLSWGNLWTNYVAFYQAGGISYDVTRVPHEYGYGYVARGMVCPGAMFSLESSLPYVLLNASYGRNDHAPSNGSYYTVKLGKIKRPADKLDFMDATVHGVAYHSAHHARYLSLLAVNGKESFWDTERRGVAYRHPNQSANLSFFDGHAANLNWREIRDEDGGFGDAAFQKHWRLDD; translated from the coding sequence ATGAAATGCCGGAGATTCACCCTCATCGAACTGTTGGTGGTCATAGCGATCATCGTCATTCTGGCCGCCATGCTGCTCCCTGTGCTGAACCAGACGCGCGACCGGGCGCGCCAGATCAGCTGCCTGGGCGTCATCAAGCAGTATTCGCAGGCGACGATTCTCTATGCCGGCGACAACAACGACTATCCGGTGCCGCTTTACAACCTCTCCTGGGGCAATCTCTGGACCAACTACGTCGCGTTTTATCAAGCAGGCGGAATCAGTTACGATGTGACCCGGGTGCCGCATGAATACGGCTACGGCTATGTGGCGCGCGGCATGGTCTGCCCCGGAGCGATGTTCTCGCTGGAGAGCAGCCTGCCCTATGTACTGCTGAACGCCTCCTACGGCCGCAACGACCACGCTCCGTCCAACGGGAGTTATTACACGGTCAAGCTCGGAAAAATCAAGCGTCCCGCCGACAAGCTCGACTTCATGGACGCCACGGTTCACGGCGTCGCCTATCATTCGGCGCACCACGCCCGGTACCTGTCGCTGCTGGCGGTGAACGGCAAGGAGAGCTTCTGGGATACGGAACGGCGCGGCGTCGCCTACCGCCACCCGAACCAATCCGCGAACCTCAGCTTCTTCGACGGCCACGCCGCCAATCTGAACTGGCGCGAAATCCGGGATGAGGACGGCGGCTTCGGCGACGCGGCATTCCAGAAACACTGGCGGCTCGACGACTGA
- a CDS encoding carbohydrate binding domain-containing protein: MKKMLAMLAMAFAVGAAAEDVLVKEFELNLDKDRYVYAAKDQGVKNSFKDGVFTVEVVRNVTPATNPSNIQFWTVSTTPLKAGTTYRADLTVKANKAVNIQTFIMLNGAPYSSLVNRELGLKAGEPAQVSLQFTPKEEITKPYRMPCLFLGFAAPGTVFEISGAKLYEVK, translated from the coding sequence ATGAAGAAGATGCTGGCGATGTTGGCGATGGCGTTTGCCGTCGGTGCGGCGGCCGAGGATGTCCTCGTAAAGGAGTTCGAGCTGAATTTGGACAAAGACCGCTACGTCTATGCGGCCAAGGACCAGGGCGTGAAGAATTCGTTCAAAGACGGCGTGTTCACGGTCGAGGTCGTCCGGAATGTGACGCCGGCCACGAATCCGTCGAACATTCAGTTCTGGACGGTCAGCACGACGCCGCTGAAGGCCGGGACAACCTACCGGGCCGACCTGACGGTCAAGGCGAACAAGGCGGTGAATATTCAGACCTTCATCATGCTGAACGGCGCGCCGTACTCTTCGCTGGTCAATCGGGAACTGGGCCTCAAGGCGGGCGAACCGGCGCAGGTTTCGCTTCAGTTCACGCCGAAGGAGGAGATCACGAAACCGTACCGCATGCCGTGCCTGTTCCTCGGTTTTGCCGCCCCCGGCACGGTATTCGAGATCAGCGGCGCGAAGCTTTATGAAGTGAAGTAG
- the rpe gene encoding ribulose-phosphate 3-epimerase, translating into MINDLRKLPTDRILVSPSVLASDFGRLDEEITRAASAGADVIHLDVMDGHFVPNISFGPPVIKSIRKASGMLFDTHLMISEPMRYAKAFADAGSDHLTFHLECPEPTGDVIAAIREAGCTVGISLKPATPAEEIFPWLDRIDLVLVMTVEPGFGGQSFMADQMAKCAAIKREILRRGLHVQLEADGGIDAETVKTVAAHGANMIVAGTSVFRHRAGIETAVAELHAATALLDSEL; encoded by the coding sequence ATGATCAACGACCTGCGCAAACTGCCGACCGATCGGATTCTCGTGTCGCCGTCGGTTCTGGCTTCCGATTTCGGGCGTCTCGACGAGGAGATCACACGCGCTGCTTCCGCCGGCGCCGACGTCATCCATCTCGATGTGATGGACGGTCACTTCGTGCCGAACATCTCGTTCGGTCCCCCGGTCATCAAAAGCATCCGCAAAGCGAGCGGCATGCTGTTCGATACGCATCTGATGATCTCCGAGCCGATGCGCTATGCGAAGGCGTTCGCCGATGCCGGCAGCGATCACCTGACTTTTCATCTCGAGTGCCCGGAGCCGACCGGCGACGTCATCGCCGCGATCCGCGAAGCCGGCTGCACGGTCGGGATTTCGCTGAAGCCCGCGACGCCGGCTGAGGAGATTTTTCCGTGGCTCGACCGGATCGACCTCGTGCTGGTCATGACCGTCGAACCCGGTTTCGGCGGCCAGAGTTTCATGGCGGACCAGATGGCGAAGTGCGCCGCGATCAAGCGCGAAATTCTGCGTCGCGGGCTCCATGTCCAGCTCGAGGCGGACGGCGGCATCGATGCGGAGACGGTGAAGACGGTTGCCGCCCACGGCGCGAATATGATCGTGGCCGGAACCAGCGTGTTCCGCCACCGCGCAGGTATCGAAACGGCTGTCGCCGAGCTGCATGCCGCGACGGCGCTGCTCGATTCGGAGCTCTGA